In Prosthecobacter sp. SYSU 5D2, the following proteins share a genomic window:
- a CDS encoding TonB-dependent siderophore receptor — MKFNTSSIRSLPKGFAWTSTLGFVGTLAAQTAAPAPGPATPAANASTDEATELPEVVVSAETEKVYKPERLQSPKITEPLRDVPQTITVIPKAVIEDRGAFSLRDVLRNTPGISMQAGEGGGGLPGDNLTIRGFGSRNDIYQDGVRDLGSYNRDPFNTEQVEVTKGPASANNGRGSTGGSINIATKMANLEQGGVVSQSFGSDNLYRSTADYNMPLSEHSALRVNALYHSADTPGRDIANQERYGIAASLAFGLGTDTRVFLNYQHLTENNIPDYGIPWVPNNGTFVGSGAGLGRYADGPPPVSFDSFYGRENTDFEDVQSDIITGIIEHDFSDNLKLRNVLRYGRTHRESVITAPRFFDTDGGTPGNQYTSRINRQMQAREQTQEIFSNQTNLNANFETGILKHALVAGMEISMERQVNANAARGDAGSRGDVLDPNFNDDAYTGRPTLPTPAESHLDTIAFYLFDTINITRFVELNGGLRFDHIEADVRGVGANRDQSRRDDMLSWKAGIVVKPVEYGSIYFGYGTSFNPSIDTNTGLGLNAAQVSLEPEENRNMELGTKWDFLDERLSFNAAIFRSEKTNARTTDVAGNTVLAGNQVVEGVEFGLAGNITKNWSVFGGYAYMRSEVEESGNAAEIGQSLGNTPDHSFNIWTTYNLPYNVQVGFGAQYVGDRQNGNSATSRTAPGYWTCDAMLNYQVNDKFNIRLNVYNIADERYIDRVGGGHFVPGPGRSAAITASYKF; from the coding sequence ATGAAATTCAACACCTCATCAATCCGATCCCTCCCCAAAGGATTTGCCTGGACATCCACCCTCGGCTTCGTGGGCACCCTGGCTGCCCAGACCGCCGCCCCTGCTCCTGGACCCGCAACACCCGCAGCGAATGCCTCCACAGACGAAGCCACCGAACTGCCTGAAGTGGTCGTCTCCGCCGAAACAGAAAAGGTTTACAAGCCCGAGCGCCTGCAGTCTCCGAAAATCACCGAGCCTCTGCGTGATGTGCCCCAGACCATCACGGTGATCCCGAAAGCGGTGATCGAAGACCGCGGAGCTTTCAGCCTGCGTGATGTGCTGCGCAACACGCCTGGCATCTCCATGCAGGCGGGTGAAGGCGGCGGCGGCCTGCCGGGTGATAACCTGACCATCCGCGGCTTTGGTTCCCGCAATGACATTTATCAGGATGGCGTCCGCGATCTCGGCTCCTACAACCGCGATCCCTTCAACACGGAACAGGTGGAAGTGACCAAAGGCCCGGCCTCCGCCAACAACGGACGCGGCTCCACCGGCGGCTCCATCAACATTGCCACCAAGATGGCCAACCTGGAGCAGGGCGGTGTGGTCTCGCAGTCCTTTGGCTCTGACAATCTCTACCGCAGCACGGCGGACTATAACATGCCCCTGTCTGAGCATTCCGCCCTGCGTGTGAATGCCCTTTACCACTCCGCCGATACTCCCGGCCGTGACATCGCCAACCAGGAGCGCTACGGCATCGCCGCCTCCCTGGCCTTTGGTCTGGGCACCGACACGCGCGTGTTCCTGAACTATCAGCACCTGACGGAAAACAACATCCCGGACTATGGCATTCCCTGGGTGCCTAACAATGGCACTTTTGTCGGCAGCGGAGCCGGTCTCGGCAGGTATGCTGACGGACCGCCACCCGTCAGCTTTGACAGCTTTTACGGCCGCGAGAACACCGACTTCGAAGATGTGCAGAGCGATATCATCACGGGCATCATTGAGCACGACTTTTCAGACAATCTGAAACTGCGCAATGTGCTGCGCTACGGCCGCACCCACCGCGAATCCGTCATCACAGCTCCGCGTTTCTTTGATACGGATGGCGGCACTCCGGGCAACCAGTACACGAGCCGCATCAACCGCCAGATGCAGGCCCGCGAGCAGACCCAGGAGATCTTCTCCAACCAGACCAACCTGAATGCCAACTTCGAAACTGGCATCCTGAAGCACGCCCTGGTGGCCGGGATGGAGATCTCCATGGAACGGCAGGTCAATGCCAATGCTGCCCGTGGCGACGCCGGATCCCGTGGCGACGTGCTGGACCCGAACTTCAATGATGACGCCTACACTGGCCGCCCCACCTTGCCGACGCCTGCGGAATCCCACCTGGACACCATTGCGTTCTATCTCTTCGATACGATCAACATCACCCGTTTTGTGGAATTGAACGGCGGTCTGCGCTTTGATCACATTGAGGCGGATGTGCGGGGCGTGGGTGCAAACCGCGACCAGTCCCGCCGGGATGACATGCTGAGCTGGAAGGCTGGCATCGTGGTGAAGCCCGTGGAATACGGCAGCATCTACTTCGGCTATGGAACATCCTTCAACCCGTCCATTGACACCAACACCGGTCTTGGCCTGAACGCCGCCCAGGTAAGCCTGGAGCCTGAGGAAAACCGCAACATGGAGCTCGGCACCAAGTGGGACTTCCTGGACGAGCGACTGTCCTTCAATGCCGCCATCTTCCGCTCTGAGAAGACCAATGCCCGCACCACGGATGTGGCAGGCAATACCGTCCTGGCAGGCAACCAGGTGGTGGAAGGTGTGGAATTCGGCCTGGCCGGGAACATCACCAAAAACTGGAGCGTCTTCGGCGGCTATGCCTACATGCGCAGCGAGGTGGAAGAGTCCGGCAACGCGGCTGAAATCGGTCAGTCCCTGGGGAACACCCCGGATCATTCCTTTAATATCTGGACCACCTACAACCTGCCTTACAATGTGCAGGTGGGCTTTGGTGCCCAGTATGTGGGTGACCGCCAGAATGGCAATTCCGCCACCTCCCGCACCGCCCCCGGCTACTGGACTTGCGACGCCATGCTCAACTACCAGGTCAATGACAAGTTCAACATCCGGCTGAATGTCTATAACATCGCGGACGAGCGCTACATTGACCGGGTCGGCGGCGGCCACTTTGTCCCCGGTCCGGGCCGCTCGGCCGCGATCACGGCCAGCTATAAGTTCTAA
- a CDS encoding PepSY-associated TM helix domain-containing protein: MHLTFHRSIFWAHLISGLLAGLVILSMSVSGLMIAYEVQLMDWINRDLRVTPPSAEAVHLDVETLVARVQEGKPGLSPTGFTWKADPGAPVTLSVGREGHFYANPYTGEFLGEGNHTWHDFFHDVTSWHRFLTGTGLSKEAGKLITGSGTLIFGILLVSGIYLWWPRHWRWVNVRAVLLFNRKLKGRARDWNWHNVFGFWSAFPMLFIILTGLIMSFSWANTLLFRATGNEPPPPRTRGPGGPGGPPPGGSMAQAGPRNESGARTPPSASLAGLSPLLTEARAQVPGWASLSLRLPPKPGDPFPVMVDRGGRGQVHLRTMLLLDTAQQKVLPNPDDLSQQNLGRRLRMYSRYLHTGELFGFLGQTVAALCTFAAALLTWTGFALAWRRFFGKKGKVSAT, from the coding sequence ATGCATCTCACTTTTCACCGCAGCATCTTCTGGGCTCACCTGATAAGCGGCCTCCTCGCGGGTCTCGTCATCCTTTCCATGTCCGTCAGCGGGCTGATGATCGCTTATGAGGTCCAGTTGATGGACTGGATCAACCGCGACCTGCGCGTCACCCCGCCATCCGCGGAGGCAGTGCATCTGGACGTCGAAACCCTGGTGGCCAGGGTGCAGGAAGGCAAGCCCGGGCTGAGCCCGACCGGCTTCACCTGGAAGGCGGATCCCGGAGCACCGGTCACACTTTCGGTTGGGCGTGAAGGGCATTTTTATGCCAACCCCTATACCGGCGAGTTTCTGGGAGAGGGCAACCACACCTGGCACGATTTTTTTCACGATGTCACCTCCTGGCACCGGTTTCTCACCGGCACCGGCCTGTCCAAGGAAGCGGGCAAGCTCATCACCGGCAGCGGCACGCTCATCTTTGGCATCCTTTTGGTTAGCGGAATCTACCTCTGGTGGCCCCGGCACTGGCGCTGGGTGAATGTGCGGGCCGTGCTCCTCTTCAACCGCAAGCTCAAAGGCCGCGCCCGCGACTGGAACTGGCACAACGTCTTCGGGTTCTGGAGCGCCTTCCCCATGCTGTTCATCATCCTGACCGGGCTGATCATGTCTTTCTCCTGGGCCAATACCCTGCTCTTCCGCGCCACAGGCAACGAACCGCCGCCGCCCCGCACCCGTGGTCCTGGAGGGCCGGGCGGACCGCCCCCAGGAGGAAGCATGGCCCAAGCGGGACCTCGCAATGAAAGCGGAGCGCGGACGCCTCCGTCCGCCTCCCTGGCCGGCCTCTCCCCCCTGCTCACCGAAGCCCGTGCCCAAGTCCCCGGCTGGGCCAGCCTGAGCCTGCGCCTGCCCCCAAAACCTGGTGACCCCTTCCCCGTCATGGTGGACCGGGGCGGTCGCGGCCAGGTGCACCTGCGCACCATGCTGCTGCTGGACACGGCCCAACAAAAAGTGCTGCCAAACCCCGACGACCTTAGCCAGCAAAACCTGGGCCGCCGCCTGCGCATGTACTCCCGCTACCTGCATACCGGAGAGCTCTTCGGTTTCCTGGGCCAGACCGTCGCCGCCCTCTGTACCTTCGCCGCCGCCCTCCTCACCTGGACCGGCTTCGCCCTGGCCTGGCGCAGGTTCTTTGGGAAAAAAGGAAAGGTTTCCGCCACCTAA
- a CDS encoding HAMP domain-containing sensor histidine kinase, translating into MTPAAPPSSFASLLERLFGRWDSYIPKELSETPELLRRSRLQIRFGWMGGLFGLAYSLFYAFASHWWGVAIILVCSLAFALIPSILRRTRDLRLAGHLFALVLFCGFTGLCAIEGGLYGHAIAWLASIPLCVLLLLEIKDALIWSALCFVSATVFGLLEVAGVHVPHTYSPEWEATISFAGYCGLICFMTLLGCIFERTRRRAFQQMEAALAQLSSANERLVRLHQEKDEFLNIAAHDLKNPLCGISGYAELLGFYASPTPAQISETSTVIQKQCKRMLDIIANLLDVQRIEEGSIQMKIINCPVEPLMVKMTSSYQLRAEAKNIRLNLLVRAARVVALADEHAVEQILDNLISNAIKYSPPGTTVDCGLALDGGTVAISVADQGPGLSEADQANLFKKFSKLTPRPTGGESSNGLGLWIVHRMAQSMNGNVECQSQLGKGTTFTLTLPQGSVEELAPKMPRPLTRPLFSPANPPPPPWKLVAGSAAG; encoded by the coding sequence ATGACACCGGCCGCGCCTCCATCCAGCTTTGCCAGTCTTTTGGAAAGGCTGTTTGGGCGTTGGGATTCCTATATACCGAAGGAGCTGAGCGAGACGCCGGAGTTGCTCCGTCGCAGCCGGCTGCAGATCCGCTTCGGCTGGATGGGCGGCCTGTTTGGCCTGGCTTATTCCCTGTTTTACGCCTTTGCCAGCCATTGGTGGGGAGTGGCCATCATTCTGGTTTGCAGCCTCGCCTTCGCCCTCATCCCGTCCATCCTGCGCCGCACCCGTGACCTCCGGCTGGCCGGGCATCTCTTCGCGCTGGTCCTGTTCTGCGGTTTCACCGGCCTGTGTGCCATTGAAGGCGGCCTTTACGGCCATGCCATCGCCTGGCTGGCCTCCATCCCGCTGTGCGTGCTGCTTTTGCTTGAGATCAAGGACGCCCTCATCTGGTCCGCCCTCTGTTTTGTCTCTGCCACCGTGTTTGGCCTGCTGGAAGTCGCGGGCGTCCATGTGCCGCATACCTACAGTCCCGAGTGGGAGGCCACCATCAGCTTCGCCGGGTATTGCGGGCTCATCTGCTTCATGACCCTCCTGGGCTGCATCTTCGAGCGCACCCGCCGCCGCGCTTTTCAGCAGATGGAGGCTGCCCTGGCCCAGCTCTCCAGCGCCAATGAGCGCCTGGTACGGCTGCATCAGGAGAAGGATGAGTTTCTCAACATCGCCGCGCACGACCTGAAAAACCCCCTTTGCGGCATCAGCGGTTATGCCGAGCTTCTCGGCTTCTACGCCAGCCCCACCCCGGCCCAGATCAGCGAGACCTCCACCGTCATCCAGAAACAGTGCAAACGGATGCTCGACATCATCGCCAACCTCCTGGACGTGCAGCGCATCGAGGAAGGCTCCATCCAGATGAAGATCATCAACTGCCCGGTGGAGCCGCTGATGGTCAAAATGACCTCCAGCTACCAGTTGCGTGCCGAGGCCAAAAACATCCGCCTGAACCTCCTTGTCAGGGCGGCCCGCGTCGTCGCCCTGGCGGATGAGCACGCCGTGGAGCAGATCCTGGACAACCTCATCTCCAACGCCATCAAATACTCCCCCCCTGGGACCACGGTGGACTGCGGCCTCGCGCTGGATGGCGGCACCGTCGCCATCTCTGTCGCCGATCAGGGCCCCGGTCTCAGCGAGGCGGATCAGGCCAACCTCTTCAAAAAATTCTCCAAGCTCACCCCGCGTCCCACCGGCGGGGAAAGCTCCAACGGTCTCGGTTTATGGATCGTCCACCGCATGGCCCAGTCCATGAATGGCAATGTGGAATGCCAGAGCCAGCTTGGCAAAGGAACCACTTTTACCCTCACCCTGCCGCAGGGCTCGGTGGAAGAACTGGCTCCCAAAATGCCCCGCCCTCTCACCCGTCCGCTGTTCAGTCCCGCAAACCCGCCCCCGCCGCCATGGAAACTGGTCGCAGGAAGTGCTGCGGGGTAA
- a CDS encoding DUF1501 domain-containing protein, with product MNPTSTSFGRRQFVAGAAQTFLGVSALSQLGSKALGAGANASPQKQVPTARNVIYLYMNGGMSHLDTFDPKPDSDVMGLTKTIKTRVDGIRLSENVPLLARHANKLAILRGMNSTQGAHEQGNYFMHTSYTPRSSIRHPSMGAWLQKFQDRGNPTLPGSVMIGNESRHPGAGFFESRFTPLMINDPESGINNVRPLDWFTEDRFASRLSLAKKLDQKFASTYDVKNVRAYSDMYDDAVKMMKSEELKAFDLDAEPDAVREKYGRDRFGQGCLLARRLVEHGVRHVEVSLGGWDTHNANFTRVPELCDQLDSAMSALLGDLEARGMLNETLIVLATEFGRTPDINSNDGRDHHPAGFSCVMAGGGIRGGQVYGATDERGDKVIEGSTGIPDLNATIGYALGLPLDAVLYSPTKRPFTIADKGKPLTQLFG from the coding sequence ATGAATCCTACCTCCACCTCTTTTGGCCGCCGCCAGTTCGTCGCAGGCGCGGCACAGACTTTTCTCGGCGTCTCGGCGCTCAGCCAACTGGGTTCAAAAGCCCTGGGGGCGGGAGCAAATGCCAGCCCGCAGAAGCAGGTGCCGACAGCGCGCAATGTCATCTATTTGTACATGAACGGCGGGATGAGCCATCTGGACACCTTTGATCCCAAGCCGGACAGCGATGTCATGGGCCTGACCAAGACCATCAAGACCAGAGTGGACGGCATCCGCCTGAGCGAGAACGTGCCTCTGCTGGCACGGCACGCGAACAAGCTGGCCATCCTGCGCGGGATGAACTCCACCCAGGGAGCGCATGAGCAGGGCAATTACTTCATGCACACCAGCTACACGCCACGGAGCAGCATCCGCCACCCTTCCATGGGCGCGTGGTTGCAGAAATTCCAGGACCGTGGCAACCCCACGCTGCCAGGCAGTGTGATGATCGGCAATGAAAGCCGCCATCCGGGCGCGGGCTTTTTTGAATCCCGCTTTACCCCGCTGATGATCAATGACCCTGAGAGCGGCATCAACAATGTGCGGCCGCTGGACTGGTTCACGGAGGACCGCTTCGCCAGCCGGCTGAGCCTGGCCAAGAAGCTGGACCAGAAATTTGCCTCCACCTACGATGTCAAAAACGTGCGTGCCTACAGCGACATGTATGATGACGCGGTGAAGATGATGAAGAGCGAGGAGCTGAAAGCCTTTGACCTGGATGCGGAGCCGGATGCCGTGCGTGAGAAGTATGGCCGTGACCGCTTCGGCCAGGGCTGTCTGCTGGCACGCCGCCTTGTCGAGCATGGCGTGCGCCATGTGGAAGTGAGCCTGGGCGGCTGGGACACCCACAATGCCAACTTTACCCGCGTGCCTGAGCTCTGCGACCAGCTGGACTCCGCCATGAGCGCGCTGCTGGGCGACCTGGAGGCGCGGGGCATGCTGAATGAGACGCTGATTGTGCTGGCGACGGAATTCGGCCGCACGCCAGACATTAACAGCAACGACGGCCGCGACCACCACCCGGCAGGCTTCAGCTGCGTGATGGCGGGCGGTGGCATCCGCGGCGGCCAGGTTTACGGCGCTACGGATGAGCGGGGTGACAAGGTCATCGAAGGCTCCACCGGCATCCCGGACCTGAACGCCACCATCGGCTATGCCCTGGGTCTGCCACTGGATGCGGTGCTGTATTCCCCCACGAAGCG
- a CDS encoding outer membrane protein transport protein has protein sequence MWFRINSPFCFLGAWIVFLLPSIALASGIDRNGLGARSMGMAGATLADETDAVTTAAMNPAGLGFLTESDFSVGIAGAWAHGSYDNAWGDDGRLTDTWGLLPELVWRQSLADRLGMSLSLLTDSTRLADWYFRDPPGGATGATSYGMRHHRSSILNMRAALGLGWRLTDHWSVGANVGLVYNRNELTTPYTFQSNPALAGFKTLLDLETEGFGANGDLSLQWKPMETFAMAFSYRTATHIHTRGTARGDVTRQLADAGLTGVPGGFEYDAKVATRLPQKAAIGFSWQAMKKLNVGAQAEWVDWSSAYDVLEVRLDKGSNAAVNATTGSRSLEDNIQLKWKDSIVLRLGFEYELTDSLFLRMGYAYGSNPIPTETLLPMTAAISEHTLGVGLGYKSGRYAVDLAYQYDLPAFQRSSATSIRGGEYKGSRVKLQSHWIGLTTKIAF, from the coding sequence GTGTGGTTTCGAATCAATTCACCTTTTTGTTTTCTGGGAGCTTGGATTGTCTTCCTTTTACCATCCATTGCTCTGGCCAGCGGTATTGACCGCAATGGGCTCGGTGCCCGTAGCATGGGCATGGCCGGGGCCACGCTGGCGGATGAAACGGATGCCGTCACGACGGCGGCCATGAATCCGGCCGGGCTTGGGTTTTTGACGGAGTCGGATTTTTCGGTAGGCATCGCCGGGGCTTGGGCTCACGGAAGTTATGACAATGCCTGGGGGGACGACGGCAGGCTGACCGATACCTGGGGGCTGCTGCCGGAGCTGGTCTGGCGTCAGTCACTGGCGGACCGGCTGGGCATGAGCCTCAGCCTGCTGACGGATTCCACCCGCCTGGCGGACTGGTATTTCCGTGATCCGCCCGGCGGCGCCACCGGGGCCACCAGCTATGGCATGCGTCACCACCGCTCCTCCATCCTGAACATGCGCGCCGCGCTGGGCCTGGGCTGGAGGCTGACGGATCATTGGTCCGTGGGTGCCAATGTGGGCCTGGTTTATAACCGCAATGAGCTGACCACCCCATACACCTTCCAGTCAAACCCCGCTCTGGCGGGATTTAAAACACTGCTGGATCTGGAGACGGAAGGCTTTGGGGCCAATGGGGATCTGTCTCTGCAATGGAAGCCCATGGAGACTTTTGCCATGGCCTTCAGCTATCGGACTGCCACGCACATCCACACCCGTGGCACCGCCCGTGGAGACGTGACCCGCCAGCTGGCGGATGCGGGACTGACTGGTGTGCCGGGCGGATTTGAATACGACGCCAAAGTGGCCACCCGCCTGCCCCAAAAAGCCGCCATCGGATTTTCCTGGCAGGCGATGAAGAAACTCAATGTCGGCGCCCAGGCCGAGTGGGTGGACTGGAGCAGCGCCTACGATGTGCTGGAGGTGCGGCTGGACAAAGGCTCCAATGCGGCGGTGAATGCCACCACCGGCTCCAGGTCCCTGGAGGACAACATCCAGCTCAAATGGAAGGACAGCATCGTCCTCCGGCTGGGTTTTGAATACGAACTGACCGACTCCCTCTTTCTGCGCATGGGCTATGCCTACGGCAGCAATCCCATCCCGACAGAAACCCTGCTACCCATGACCGCAGCCATCTCCGAGCATACCCTCGGAGTGGGTCTGGGGTATAAGAGCGGGCGGTATGCCGTGGACCTGGCCTATCAGTATGACCTGCCCGCCTTCCAGCGCTCCAGCGCCACCTCCATCCGTGGCGGTGAGTATAAGGGCAGCCGTGTGAAACTGCAGTCCCACTGGATCGGCCTGACCACCAAGATCGCCTTTTGA
- a CDS encoding Fe2+-dependent dioxygenase has product MLITIPNVLTPEQVAHGRRLLDAADWVDGKVTAGYQSAKAKDNMQLPENSPAARELGEMILGALSQNPLFMAAALPLRIFPPLFNRYAGGQSFGTHVDNAIRQFPNAPVRIRTDLSATLFFAAPEEYDGGELCIEDTYGVKSVKLPPGHMVLYPATSLHHVTPVTRGARICSFFWLQSMIRDDGQRSLLFDLDLAIQRLGHELAGNETADKTTVQLTGVYHNLLRQWAEM; this is encoded by the coding sequence ATGCTCATCACCATTCCAAACGTCCTCACCCCTGAACAAGTCGCCCATGGCCGCCGGCTGCTGGATGCGGCCGACTGGGTGGATGGCAAAGTCACCGCCGGCTACCAGTCCGCCAAGGCCAAGGACAACATGCAGCTCCCGGAAAACAGCCCTGCGGCCAGGGAACTGGGGGAAATGATCCTGGGGGCCCTTTCGCAAAACCCCCTCTTCATGGCAGCGGCGCTGCCCCTGCGCATCTTTCCCCCGCTCTTCAATCGCTACGCCGGCGGGCAGTCCTTTGGCACCCATGTGGACAATGCCATCCGCCAGTTTCCCAATGCCCCCGTGCGCATCCGCACCGACCTCAGCGCCACCCTTTTCTTTGCCGCGCCGGAGGAATACGACGGCGGCGAGCTGTGCATCGAGGACACCTATGGTGTGAAAAGCGTGAAGCTGCCGCCCGGCCACATGGTCCTGTATCCGGCCACCAGCCTGCACCACGTCACCCCCGTCACGCGCGGAGCACGCATCTGCTCCTTCTTCTGGCTGCAAAGCATGATCCGCGATGACGGCCAGCGCTCCCTGCTCTTTGACCTGGACCTGGCCATCCAGCGCCTGGGCCATGAACTGGCCGGCAATGAAACGGCAGACAAAACCACCGTCCAGCTCACCGGCGTGTATCACAATCTGCTGCGCCAGTGGGCCGAGATGTGA